GGAGGCGCCCGGGTTGTCTCCGCAGGGATAAACATCCGGCGGGACCGGGCTGGTGACCCACTTGCCTTGATCCATCACATAGCTGGTGTGGCCGATGCGGAAGGCCTCATACATGGGGCGATCACCGAGCTTCGCGGTCATCCGTAATTTATCGGGACACGATACTTCTTCCACGGTGATGAAGGGGTCGCCGGGATGAAGGCGCATTTCCACCTGCATCTTGTAGCTCTTGGCCGCCGCCTTGGCCTGACTGGAGCGAAGGATCGCTTTTTTGCCTCCGGTGAGACGGGCGTTCAATCCTGCTTTAAGGCGCACCCAGGTGCTCAGCTCGGCGCCGTTTTGCGGATTGCTACCGCTGTTGGAACAACCAAGGCCGCACAGTAAAGATGAGATCAGAAGCAGAAATACCGGTCTTTTCACCGCTGTCCTCCGCGAATATCTGCGTTTTTTGAGCATAGGGCCGGGCGCGATGTTTGCCATTCGCACAAATCACCCAAGCCTGTGATCACCATCACAGGAGCGTCTGTTCCGGTCCCGAGGCAGTTCTCGAACTTCTTACTTCGAACTTCTGACTTCATACTTCTGCTCAATGGCTCTTCACCATCGTAGTTGCCGGCATCGCCGCGCTGGCGTTCGCCGGCATGGTCCAGCCGGGGGGCAGCGGATAAGGGAACCCCGTGTGGTTGACGCCGTGGCAGACCAGCGTGCAGGTGCCTTGCCCGGGCGCGGTCCGTGTCCAACTGGGAGTCCCGCCCACCACCGTGGTATCAAAGTTCACCAGCATCAGCGCTCCCGATGCGTGCGGAGAATGGCAGGTGCTGCAGGCAGCGCCCGCGATCTGCATGTGCTCTCCATGAAGCGGGAAGGTGGTGGTGGTGCCCATCACGATGGTCAGATCGTGGCATTTGTCGCAAAGCCGGAAATTGTCCTGGCTATAGGCTCCGAGTCCGGGCGAGGCTGCGCCGGGCAATCCGGGAGCGGGCTCCATCAGGCTCGATCGCTCCAGCAGGTGCGGGAAGTTGGAACCATGCACTCCGGAAGGTCCGGTGCCGCCATCGATGGTCTGCACTCCGGTGTCGTTGTTATGACAATCCGTGCAAAAGATGGAGCTGTTCATGCTGAGGGGACGGCTGCCGATGTTGTTGCCGCCCTTGGAGATCATGAACGCACGCAAGCTTGGCACCTGGGTGCCGGGTACATTCCCTGGCATGGTGACCGGATGCGACGAAATGCCGTTGGCAAATGAGATGCGGAGGTTGTAAGCGTTGGGACTGCCCACATCGTACTGGCGCTTGGCATTTCTCCCGTATCCGAATCCAGCGGTGCCACTATCCGTGCTCTGCGGTTTGTTGGCACTGTCGGCGTGGCACTTGAAGCAGATTTCGTATTCGTTGACTGCCTGCGGCAGAAAGGTGTTGGCGGACGACTGGCCGCGCACGCCGCGCAAGGGCGGGGTCACTCGCGGAGCCTGAGGCGCGTAGCCGACAGGAGTTGCCTGGGCGAAGTGGCTGTTGTGGCAATCCATGCACTCGGCGTGGCGCGGAGTGCCCGGGGCGTTCTCCGGCAAGGGAAACTGAGCCGAGTTCGGACCTTCCGATTCGTCGTGCACCGAAGGGGTCAGCATCACCGGATGCTTGTACTGCTTGGCGAATTCATTCTTGACGTTGAGCGTGGTTACGGTGCCGTCATGGCACTGGAAGCAGACATTTTCCTCGGGAAACTTGACCAGCCGCTGCCCCACCTGTGGGGAGTGCGGCTTGTGGCAGCTCTCACAGCCATTATTGGCCACGCCAATATAGCCGGTATGCGCACCCTGGTTGCTGGTGTAACGGGCATCCTGCACGGGATCGGGCGGACTCTGATGTGCCGATCCGATCCAGCCGTTGGGCTTGTGACAGGTTATGCACATTGCCGAAGCGCGGTTGTTCTTCACCAGAAACATGCCCATGGTGGGGTCCTGATTTTCGTTGTGCGGCTCATGGCAGGTGGTGCACTGGACTTTGCCGGAAAACATCTTCACCGGATCGCCAGTGGGCGGCGGCTGCATCTGCGGATTGGCGAGATTGGGTGAAAAGGCAAAAGGATGATCGTCGGTGAAGCCGTATCCTGAATATCCTGCCAGGTTCGATGGGCTGCTCGCGGGCAAACCATTCTCGTATCCGGAGACGAACATGATTTGGCCGTTGCGCACCGTGTCTCCGAGCGCGATGGTGCCATCATGGCAGCTCAGGCACAGCTTGGAAGGATCGGAAGAGGTGACCGGCGGCACCGTGGACTGCAAGGTGGTGCTGGTGTAAGTGGCAAAATCCCGCGTGCCCATGGTCTGGTTCCAAAGCTCGGTGCCGGGATTGGAGTTGTGTGGGGTGTGACAGAAGATGCAGAGCTGCTCTCCGGCATCGGGGAGGGTTTGCGCGGCCTTGACCGTCGCGGTGGAAGTAACCCGGAAATCATGGCGGGAGTTCACGATCGCCATCTTGTCGGCGGATCCGCCGCGAAGCTGGGCGACCAGGCCGGCAGCCAGCAACAGAGCGGCCGCGATGGTGGCGCGCCGCATCAGTTCCCCCCTCGCGAAGGCATTTCCGCTAATTGCGCATCGGGGCGGAGATGGAATATCTGCACCCGCCGGTTGTAGCTGTCGGCGACGTAAATGCGATCGTGCTCGTCGATGGTGATTCCGGTGGGCAGGAAGAACTGGCCTTCGGCGGGCCCGGTTTGCCCAAAGTAGAAGCGGATACGGCCTTGCGGCGTGTACACCTGCACGCGATCGCGGAAGCCGTCGACGACATAAACATTGCCCCGGCTGTCGAGGGCGATGCCCTTGGCCTTGTCAAATTCGCCGATGGAATCTCCCAGGCGGCCGAATCCGTTTACCACCTGAAAGTTCGCATCGAAATGCTGCACGCGGAAGTTCAGCGAATCGACTACCCAGAAGCTGCCATCGGGGGAAACCGCAATCTGGGTGGGAAAGTTAAACTGGCCGGCTTCCAGTCCGCGCTCGCCGACGCGCTGAATCAACTGCCCGTCCAGGGTGAGGACGATCACCTTCATGGCGACCGTGTCTACGACGT
Above is a window of Terriglobales bacterium DNA encoding:
- a CDS encoding cytochrome c3 family protein, which translates into the protein MRRATIAAALLLAAGLVAQLRGGSADKMAIVNSRHDFRVTSTATVKAAQTLPDAGEQLCIFCHTPHNSNPGTELWNQTMGTRDFATYTSTTLQSTVPPVTSSDPSKLCLSCHDGTIALGDTVRNGQIMFVSGYENGLPASSPSNLAGYSGYGFTDDHPFAFSPNLANPQMQPPPTGDPVKMFSGKVQCTTCHEPHNENQDPTMGMFLVKNNRASAMCITCHKPNGWIGSAHQSPPDPVQDARYTSNQGAHTGYIGVANNGCESCHKPHSPQVGQRLVKFPEENVCFQCHDGTVTTLNVKNEFAKQYKHPVMLTPSVHDESEGPNSAQFPLPENAPGTPRHAECMDCHNSHFAQATPVGYAPQAPRVTPPLRGVRGQSSANTFLPQAVNEYEICFKCHADSANKPQSTDSGTAGFGYGRNAKRQYDVGSPNAYNLRISFANGISSHPVTMPGNVPGTQVPSLRAFMISKGGNNIGSRPLSMNSSIFCTDCHNNDTGVQTIDGGTGPSGVHGSNFPHLLERSSLMEPAPGLPGAASPGLGAYSQDNFRLCDKCHDLTIVMGTTTTFPLHGEHMQIAGAACSTCHSPHASGALMLVNFDTTVVGGTPSWTRTAPGQGTCTLVCHGVNHTGFPYPLPPGWTMPANASAAMPATTMVKSH